A genomic window from Anopheles ziemanni chromosome X, idAnoZiCoDA_A2_x.2, whole genome shotgun sequence includes:
- the LOC131290837 gene encoding UNC93-like protein isoform X1, giving the protein MHGGGVDTDKHNGADSASLREKVKLRRGEKWRILKNIITVSFAFMVQFTAFQGTANLQSSINAKDGLGTVSLSAIYAALVVSCIFLPTLVIRKLTVKWTLCVSMLCYAPYIASQFYPRFYTLVPAGILLGLGAAPMWASKATYLTQLGQVYAKLTDQSVEAIIVRFFGFFFLAWQTAELWGNLISSLVLSSGAHGAVSSVSSNGSEPHEDIDSLSACGANFCVVETSDNANLQRPPDSEIFEISAIYLSCIVAAVVIIAVFLDPLSRYGERRRGSISATEISGMQLLSATFKQLKKVNQQLLILITVFIGMEQAFIGADFTQAYVSCALGIHQIGYVMICFGVVNAICSIIFGSAMKYIGRVVIIILGAIVHGGCIIYLLYWRPHPDHQIVFFILSGLWGIGDAVWQTQINGLYGALFRRNKEAAFSNYRLWESVGFVIAYAYSTQLCARMKLYLLFGVLVCGMIGYTIVEIRQLKKEKRLKELEEIPKQQQTEADRKAIEDDDEKDELEEDIVVTHL; this is encoded by the exons ATGCACGGTGGCGGAGTCGACACCGACAAG CACAATGGGGCAGACTCGGCGTCCCTGCGTGAGAAGGTGAAGCTGCGGCGCGGCGAAAAGTGGCGCATCCTCAAGAACATCATCACCGTGTCGTTCGCCTTCATGGTGCAGTTTACAGCGTTTCAG GGTACCGCCAATCTGCAGTCGTCGATCAACGCCAAGGATGGGCTCGGCACggtgtcgctcagtgccatctACGCGGCGCTGGTCGTGTCCTGCATCTTCCTGCCGACGCTGGTGATTCGCAAGCTGACGGTCAAGTGGACGCTCTGCGTGAGCATGCTGTGCTACGCCCCGTATATAGCGTCGCAGTTCTACCCGCGGTTCTACACGCTGGTGCCGGCCGGCATCCTGCTCGGCCTTGGTGCCGCCCCGATGTGGGCCAGTAAGGCGACCTACCTAACCCAGCTAGGCCAGGTCTACGCCAAGCTCACCGACCAGTCGGTAGAGGCGATCATTGTGCGCTTCTTCGGGTTCTTCTTCCTCGCCTGGCAGACGGCGGAACTGTGGGGCAACCTGATCTCCAGCCTCG TGCTCTCGAGTGGTGCGCACGGAGCCGTATCTTCCGTCTCGTCCAACGGGTCCGAACCGCACGAGGACATCGACAGCCTGTCGGCGTGCGGTGCCAACTTCTGCGTCGTCGAAACGTCGGACAATGCCAACCTGCAGCGGCCTCCCGATTCGGAGATCTTCGAAATCTCCGCCATCTACCTGTCCTGCATCGTCGCCGCTGTTGTTATCATTGCGGTGTTCCTGGATCCCCTATCAAG ATATGGTGAGCGTCGACGCGGTTCGATCTCGGCTACCGAAATCTCCGGCATGCAGCTCCTGTCGGCCACCTTCAAGCAGCTCAAGAAGGTGAACCAGCAGCTGCTGATCCTCATCACCGTGTTCATCGGTATGGAGCAGGCGTTCATCGGTGCCGACTTCACGCAGGCGTACGTGTCGTGTGCGCTCGGCATCCACCAGATTGGCTACGTGATGATCTGCTTCGGCGTGGTGAACGCGATCTGCTCCATCATTTTCGGCTCAGCGATGAAGTACATCGGCCGGGTGGTCATCATCATCTTAG GTGCGATCGTACATGGAGGCTGTATCATCTACCTGCTCTACTGGCGACCGCATCCAGATCATCAGATCGTCTTCTTTATCCTCTCCGGCCTGTGGGGGATCGGGGATGCCGTCTGGCAGACGCAGATTAATG GTTTGTACGGAGCACTCTTCCGCCGGAACAAGGAAGCTGCCTTCTCGAACTACAGGCTGTGGGAGTCGGTTGGTTTCGTCATCGCCTACGCCTACTCGACGCAGCTCTGCGCACGCATGAAGCTGTACCTGCTGTTCGGCGTTCTAGTGTGCGGCATGATCGGCTACACCATCGTCGAGATCCGCCAGCTGAAGAAG GAGAAACGATTGAAGGAGCTCGAGGAGATCCCCAAGCAGCAACAGACGGAAGCCGACCGCAAGGCcatcgaagacgacgacgagaaGGACGAGCTGGAGGAGGACATCGTTGTGACGCATCTGTAG
- the LOC131290837 gene encoding UNC93-like protein isoform X2 produces MHGGGVDTDKVDSASLREKVKLRRGEKWRILKNIITVSFAFMVQFTAFQGTANLQSSINAKDGLGTVSLSAIYAALVVSCIFLPTLVIRKLTVKWTLCVSMLCYAPYIASQFYPRFYTLVPAGILLGLGAAPMWASKATYLTQLGQVYAKLTDQSVEAIIVRFFGFFFLAWQTAELWGNLISSLVLSSGAHGAVSSVSSNGSEPHEDIDSLSACGANFCVVETSDNANLQRPPDSEIFEISAIYLSCIVAAVVIIAVFLDPLSRYGERRRGSISATEISGMQLLSATFKQLKKVNQQLLILITVFIGMEQAFIGADFTQAYVSCALGIHQIGYVMICFGVVNAICSIIFGSAMKYIGRVVIIILGAIVHGGCIIYLLYWRPHPDHQIVFFILSGLWGIGDAVWQTQINGLYGALFRRNKEAAFSNYRLWESVGFVIAYAYSTQLCARMKLYLLFGVLVCGMIGYTIVEIRQLKKEKRLKELEEIPKQQQTEADRKAIEDDDEKDELEEDIVVTHL; encoded by the exons ATGCACGGTGGCGGAGTCGACACCGACAAGGTAG ACTCGGCGTCCCTGCGTGAGAAGGTGAAGCTGCGGCGCGGCGAAAAGTGGCGCATCCTCAAGAACATCATCACCGTGTCGTTCGCCTTCATGGTGCAGTTTACAGCGTTTCAG GGTACCGCCAATCTGCAGTCGTCGATCAACGCCAAGGATGGGCTCGGCACggtgtcgctcagtgccatctACGCGGCGCTGGTCGTGTCCTGCATCTTCCTGCCGACGCTGGTGATTCGCAAGCTGACGGTCAAGTGGACGCTCTGCGTGAGCATGCTGTGCTACGCCCCGTATATAGCGTCGCAGTTCTACCCGCGGTTCTACACGCTGGTGCCGGCCGGCATCCTGCTCGGCCTTGGTGCCGCCCCGATGTGGGCCAGTAAGGCGACCTACCTAACCCAGCTAGGCCAGGTCTACGCCAAGCTCACCGACCAGTCGGTAGAGGCGATCATTGTGCGCTTCTTCGGGTTCTTCTTCCTCGCCTGGCAGACGGCGGAACTGTGGGGCAACCTGATCTCCAGCCTCG TGCTCTCGAGTGGTGCGCACGGAGCCGTATCTTCCGTCTCGTCCAACGGGTCCGAACCGCACGAGGACATCGACAGCCTGTCGGCGTGCGGTGCCAACTTCTGCGTCGTCGAAACGTCGGACAATGCCAACCTGCAGCGGCCTCCCGATTCGGAGATCTTCGAAATCTCCGCCATCTACCTGTCCTGCATCGTCGCCGCTGTTGTTATCATTGCGGTGTTCCTGGATCCCCTATCAAG ATATGGTGAGCGTCGACGCGGTTCGATCTCGGCTACCGAAATCTCCGGCATGCAGCTCCTGTCGGCCACCTTCAAGCAGCTCAAGAAGGTGAACCAGCAGCTGCTGATCCTCATCACCGTGTTCATCGGTATGGAGCAGGCGTTCATCGGTGCCGACTTCACGCAGGCGTACGTGTCGTGTGCGCTCGGCATCCACCAGATTGGCTACGTGATGATCTGCTTCGGCGTGGTGAACGCGATCTGCTCCATCATTTTCGGCTCAGCGATGAAGTACATCGGCCGGGTGGTCATCATCATCTTAG GTGCGATCGTACATGGAGGCTGTATCATCTACCTGCTCTACTGGCGACCGCATCCAGATCATCAGATCGTCTTCTTTATCCTCTCCGGCCTGTGGGGGATCGGGGATGCCGTCTGGCAGACGCAGATTAATG GTTTGTACGGAGCACTCTTCCGCCGGAACAAGGAAGCTGCCTTCTCGAACTACAGGCTGTGGGAGTCGGTTGGTTTCGTCATCGCCTACGCCTACTCGACGCAGCTCTGCGCACGCATGAAGCTGTACCTGCTGTTCGGCGTTCTAGTGTGCGGCATGATCGGCTACACCATCGTCGAGATCCGCCAGCTGAAGAAG GAGAAACGATTGAAGGAGCTCGAGGAGATCCCCAAGCAGCAACAGACGGAAGCCGACCGCAAGGCcatcgaagacgacgacgagaaGGACGAGCTGGAGGAGGACATCGTTGTGACGCATCTGTAG